A genomic window from Phosphitispora fastidiosa includes:
- a CDS encoding competence type IV pilus major pilin ComGC gives MKKGIMIRINRMLKNTRDESGFTLIELLVVIVILGILAAIVVPKIATSSDEAKKSTCETNMNLIDSALQRYYFNESSYPADVSDLADEDYLNVEPECPVTEGSYSISDGKVDRTNHGH, from the coding sequence ATGAAAAAAGGAATTATGATAAGAATTAACAGGATGCTGAAAAACACCAGAGATGAAAGTGGTTTTACACTTATTGAACTGTTGGTGGTTATAGTAATCCTGGGGATACTGGCAGCGATAGTTGTTCCCAAAATTGCCACCAGTTCCGATGAGGCTAAGAAGAGTACCTGTGAGACTAATATGAACCTGATAGACAGTGCATTACAGAGGTATTATTTTAACGAAAGTTCGTATCCGGCTGATGTTAGCGACCTCGCAGATGAGGATTACCTCAATGTTGAGCCTGAATGTCCTGTTACTGAAGGTTCGTATTCAATTTCAGACGGAAAGGTCGACAGAACCAATCACGGACACTAA